One segment of Phaeacidiphilus oryzae TH49 DNA contains the following:
- the glmM gene encoding phosphoglucosamine mutase has translation MGRLFGTDGVRGVANVDLTAELAMGLSVAAAHVLGDAGAFEGHRPVAVVGRDPRASGEFLEAAVIAGLASSGVDVVRVGVLPTPATAFLTGELNADFGVMLSASHNAMPDNGIKFFARGGQKLPDDVEDAIERSYHQYRAGEGEHWARPTGAEVGRVRDYDEGFDRYVQHLVSALPNRLDGLKVVIDGAHGAAARVSPEAFTRAGAEVVATIGAEPDGLNINDGVGSTHIDRLREAVVAAGADLGFAHDGDADRCLAVDAAGELVDGDQILAVLAIAMREAGTLRNNAVVGTVMSNLGFKLAMRREGIDLVQTAVGDRYVLESMKENGYALGGEQSGHVILLDHATTGDGTLTGLMLAARVAATKQPLAELATCMERLPQVLLNVKGVAKDRAGSDEGVRKAVAEAEAELGETGRVLLRPSGTEPVVRVMVEAADVAAAESVAERLAGCVRERLAI, from the coding sequence GTGGGACGACTGTTTGGAACGGACGGCGTGCGGGGCGTCGCCAACGTGGACCTCACCGCCGAGCTGGCGATGGGGCTCTCCGTCGCTGCGGCGCACGTGCTGGGGGACGCCGGCGCGTTTGAGGGCCACCGGCCGGTGGCCGTGGTCGGCCGCGATCCGCGTGCCTCGGGCGAGTTCCTCGAGGCGGCGGTGATCGCCGGGCTGGCCTCCTCCGGCGTCGACGTGGTGCGGGTGGGGGTGCTGCCCACGCCGGCCACCGCCTTCCTGACCGGCGAGCTGAACGCCGACTTCGGGGTGATGCTCTCGGCCAGCCACAACGCCATGCCGGACAACGGCATCAAGTTCTTCGCCCGCGGCGGGCAGAAGCTGCCGGACGACGTCGAGGACGCCATCGAGCGGTCGTACCACCAGTACCGGGCCGGGGAGGGCGAGCACTGGGCTCGGCCCACCGGCGCCGAGGTCGGCCGGGTCCGCGACTACGACGAGGGCTTCGACCGCTACGTCCAGCACCTCGTCTCGGCGCTGCCGAACCGGCTGGACGGACTGAAGGTCGTCATCGACGGGGCGCACGGCGCCGCCGCGCGGGTCTCGCCGGAGGCGTTCACCCGGGCCGGGGCCGAGGTGGTCGCCACCATCGGCGCCGAACCGGACGGGCTGAACATCAACGACGGCGTCGGCTCCACCCACATCGACCGGCTGCGGGAGGCCGTCGTCGCGGCCGGGGCCGACCTCGGCTTCGCCCACGACGGGGACGCGGACCGCTGCCTGGCCGTGGACGCGGCCGGCGAGCTGGTGGACGGGGACCAGATCCTGGCGGTGCTGGCCATCGCCATGCGGGAGGCCGGCACGCTGCGGAACAACGCGGTCGTCGGGACCGTGATGTCCAACCTCGGCTTCAAGCTGGCGATGCGTCGCGAGGGCATCGACCTGGTGCAGACCGCGGTCGGGGACCGCTATGTGCTGGAGTCGATGAAGGAGAACGGCTACGCGCTGGGCGGGGAGCAGTCCGGGCACGTGATCCTCCTCGACCACGCGACCACCGGCGACGGCACCCTCACCGGGCTGATGCTGGCCGCCCGGGTCGCGGCGACCAAGCAGCCGCTGGCCGAGCTGGCCACCTGCATGGAGCGGCTGCCGCAGGTGCTGCTGAACGTGAAGGGCGTGGCCAAGGACCGGGCCGGCTCCGACGAGGGCGTGCGGAAGGCCGTCGCCGAGGCCGAGGCGGAGCTGGGGGAGACCGGGCGGGTGCTGCTGCGTCCCTCCGGGACCGAGCCGGTCGTCCGGGTGATGGTCGAGGCGGCGGACGTCGCCGCGGCGGAGTCGGTCGCCGAACGCCTGGCGGGCTGCGTCCGCGAACGCCTGGCCATCTGA
- the rplM gene encoding 50S ribosomal protein L13: protein MRTYSPKPGDVQRQWHVIDATDVVLGRLATQAATLLRGKHKPVYAPHIDTGDFVIIINADKVHLSGNKREQKMAYRHSGYPGGLKSISYGDLLEKDARKAIEKSVRGMLPKNSLGRQMLSKLKVYAGDQHPHGAQQPVPFEITQVQQ, encoded by the coding sequence GTGCGTACGTACAGCCCCAAGCCCGGCGACGTTCAGCGCCAGTGGCATGTGATCGACGCGACCGACGTCGTGCTGGGCCGCCTGGCAACCCAGGCCGCCACCCTGCTGCGGGGTAAGCACAAGCCGGTATACGCGCCCCACATCGACACCGGTGACTTCGTCATCATCATCAACGCCGACAAGGTGCACCTCTCCGGCAACAAGCGCGAGCAGAAGATGGCCTACCGCCACTCGGGCTACCCGGGCGGTCTGAAGTCCATCTCCTACGGCGACCTCCTGGAGAAGGACGCCCGGAAGGCGATCGAGAAGTCCGTTCGGGGCATGCTCCCGAAGAACTCCCTCGGGCGTCAGATGCTCTCCAAGCTCAAGGTCTACGCGGGCGACCAGCACCCGCACGGCGCCCAGCAGCCGGTGCCGTTCGAGATCACCCAGGTTCAGCAGTAG
- the rpsI gene encoding 30S ribosomal protein S9, giving the protein MAETTPETPLEVEETFEVEETEYTSESLASRFGEAVPGTGLGRRKQAIARVRLVPGTGQWKINGRTLDGFFPNKVHQQIVNEPLKVLELDGRYDVVARINGGGTSGQAYALRLGVARALNEADADNNRPTLKKAGFLTRDARAVERKKAGLKKARKAPQYSKR; this is encoded by the coding sequence GTGGCTGAGACCACCCCTGAGACCCCTCTCGAGGTCGAGGAGACCTTCGAGGTCGAGGAGACCGAGTACACCAGCGAGTCGCTGGCCTCTCGCTTCGGCGAGGCGGTCCCCGGTACCGGCCTGGGTCGGCGCAAGCAGGCCATCGCCCGCGTCCGGCTGGTGCCCGGCACCGGCCAGTGGAAGATCAACGGCCGCACCCTGGACGGGTTCTTCCCGAACAAGGTGCACCAGCAGATCGTCAACGAGCCGCTCAAGGTTCTTGAGCTGGACGGCCGTTACGACGTCGTCGCCCGGATCAACGGCGGCGGCACCTCCGGCCAGGCCTACGCCCTGCGCCTGGGCGTCGCCCGCGCGCTGAACGAGGCGGACGCGGACAACAACCGTCCGACCCTGAAGAAGGCCGGCTTCCTGACCCGGGACGCCCGCGCCGTCGAGCGCAAGAAGGCCGGTCTGAAGAAGGCCCGCAAGGCGCCGCAGTACAGCAAGCGCTAA
- the rplQ gene encoding 50S ribosomal protein L17, protein MPRPTKGARLGGSPAHERLLLANLATALFEHGRITTTEAKARRLRPVAEKLITKAKKGDLHNRRLVRKTVTNVAVLHTLFTEIAPRYENRPGGYTRITKIGPRRGDNAPMAVIELVEALTVQQTAVGEAEAAAKRAVKEADAKAEEPQDAAPADEAKDA, encoded by the coding sequence ATGCCCCGTCCCACCAAGGGTGCGCGTCTCGGCGGTAGCCCGGCGCACGAGCGTCTGCTGCTCGCGAACCTGGCCACCGCGCTCTTCGAGCACGGCCGCATCACCACCACCGAGGCCAAGGCCCGCCGCCTGCGCCCGGTGGCGGAGAAGCTGATCACCAAGGCGAAGAAGGGCGACCTCCACAACCGTCGCCTGGTGCGCAAGACCGTGACCAACGTCGCGGTGCTGCACACCCTCTTCACCGAGATCGCTCCGCGGTACGAGAACCGCCCGGGCGGCTACACCCGCATCACCAAGATCGGTCCCCGTCGTGGCGACAACGCCCCGATGGCCGTGATCGAGCTGGTCGAGGCGCTGACGGTGCAGCAGACCGCGGTCGGCGAGGCCGAGGCCGCCGCCAAGCGGGCCGTCAAGGAGGCCGACGCCAAGGCCGAGGAGCCGCAGGACGCCGCTCCGGCCGACGAGGCCAAGGACGCCTGA
- the truA gene encoding tRNA pseudouridine(38-40) synthase TruA: MVTEERPGEGLVRVRLDLAYEGTEFSGWARQPGRRTVQGELESAIPTVLRMHGETVELTVAGRTDAGVHARGQVAHVDLPLEVFEACGEERLLRRLAGRLPWDVRVWRVSRAAAGFDARFSAVWRRYAYRVCDQEAGVDPLMRRHVLWHDRPLDVDRMNEAASALRGEHDFAAYCKRREGATTIRELLDLRWEREASTGFAVAAVRADAFCHNMVRALVGAMLAVGGGQREVSFPGEVLAAGVRDSRVHVVRPHGLTLEEVGYPADSALALRAAEARRVRSLSLQP, from the coding sequence ATGGTGACTGAGGAAAGGCCGGGCGAGGGCCTGGTGCGGGTGCGGCTCGACCTCGCCTACGAGGGGACGGAGTTCTCCGGCTGGGCGCGGCAGCCGGGGCGGCGGACCGTGCAGGGGGAGCTGGAGTCCGCCATCCCCACGGTGCTGCGGATGCACGGCGAGACGGTGGAGCTCACGGTCGCCGGGCGGACCGACGCGGGCGTCCACGCGCGGGGGCAGGTCGCGCATGTGGACCTGCCGCTGGAGGTCTTCGAGGCCTGCGGGGAGGAGCGGCTGCTGCGGCGGCTGGCCGGGCGGCTGCCCTGGGACGTGCGGGTCTGGCGGGTGTCCCGGGCGGCGGCCGGCTTCGACGCCCGGTTCTCGGCGGTCTGGCGGCGGTACGCGTACCGGGTGTGCGACCAGGAGGCCGGCGTCGATCCGCTGATGCGCCGTCATGTGCTGTGGCACGACCGGCCGTTGGACGTGGACCGGATGAACGAGGCGGCCTCCGCGCTGCGCGGGGAGCACGACTTCGCGGCGTACTGCAAGCGCCGGGAGGGGGCCACCACGATCCGCGAGCTGCTGGATCTCCGCTGGGAGCGGGAGGCCTCGACCGGGTTCGCGGTGGCCGCCGTCCGGGCCGACGCGTTCTGCCACAACATGGTGCGGGCGCTGGTGGGGGCGATGCTCGCGGTCGGGGGCGGGCAGCGGGAGGTGTCGTTCCCGGGCGAGGTGCTGGCCGCGGGGGTGCGGGACTCCCGGGTCCATGTGGTGCGCCCGCACGGGCTGACCCTGGAGGAGGTCGGGTACCCGGCGGACTCCGCGCTGGCGCTGCGCGCGGCCGAGGCGCGCCGGGTGCGCAGCCTGTCCCTCCAGCCCTAG
- a CDS encoding holo-ACP synthase produces the protein MIIGVGIDVAEIARFGAALERTPALADRLFLPSERYLPGGEQRGIASLAARFAAKEALAKALGAPPGLLWTDAEIRTEPSGRPILHTTGTVAARAAELGVHSWHVSLSHDAGVASAVVIAEG, from the coding sequence GTGATCATCGGAGTCGGGATCGACGTCGCCGAGATCGCGCGCTTCGGGGCCGCCCTGGAGCGCACCCCGGCGCTGGCCGACCGGCTCTTCCTGCCCTCCGAGCGGTACCTGCCGGGCGGCGAGCAGCGCGGGATCGCGTCGCTCGCCGCCCGGTTCGCCGCGAAGGAGGCGCTGGCCAAGGCGCTGGGGGCGCCGCCGGGACTCCTCTGGACGGACGCCGAGATCCGCACCGAGCCGTCCGGCCGCCCGATCCTCCACACCACCGGCACGGTGGCCGCGCGAGCGGCCGAACTCGGCGTCCACAGCTGGCACGTCTCCCTGAGCCACGACGCCGGGGTCGCCTCGGCGGTCGTGATCGCCGAGGGCTGA
- a CDS encoding bifunctional ADP-dependent NAD(P)H-hydrate dehydratase/NAD(P)H-hydrate epimerase, giving the protein MRNAYAVERVRAAERELMARLPEGTLMQRAAAGLAATAAEALGRVYGGRVVVLAGSGDNGGDALYAGARLARRGAAVRAVLLNPERAHGGGLDALRAAGGRAVTERGEALRALTEADLVLDGIVGIGGRGGLRPEAAEYVHAIGERATVLAVDLPSGIDADTGEVAGEAVRADITVTFGTHKPGLLIDPGREHAGVVRLVEIGLDLPSPPDAQALQHAETAALLPRPDAESDKYRRGVVGIAAGSARYPGAAVLAVSAALRGGAGAVRYAGPAAADVVRAHPETLVTDGGPGSAGRVQAWVVGPGIGTESRAEQVLDEALAEPVPLLVDADGLGLLARRGPKALADRAGDPGRPVLLTPHAGEAAALLAGAGRPAERARVEAERLAHARQLAEAYGCAVLLKGSTTVVAPAPGGPAAPVRVNPTGTPWLATAGSGDVLSGLAGALLAAGLPALDAASAAAYLHGLAARRAAAGGSPITSLDVAAELPGAWRDVLSG; this is encoded by the coding sequence ATGCGGAATGCGTATGCGGTGGAGCGGGTGCGGGCGGCCGAGCGGGAGCTGATGGCGCGGCTGCCCGAGGGGACTCTGATGCAGCGGGCCGCCGCCGGGCTGGCCGCGACCGCGGCCGAGGCGCTCGGCCGGGTGTACGGCGGCCGGGTGGTGGTGCTCGCCGGGAGCGGCGACAACGGCGGGGACGCGCTCTACGCGGGCGCCCGGCTGGCACGCCGGGGCGCGGCGGTGCGAGCGGTGCTGCTCAACCCGGAGCGCGCGCACGGGGGCGGCCTCGACGCCCTGCGCGCCGCCGGCGGCCGGGCCGTGACGGAGCGCGGGGAGGCGCTGCGCGCGCTGACCGAGGCCGACCTGGTGCTGGACGGGATCGTCGGGATCGGCGGCCGCGGCGGGCTGCGCCCGGAGGCCGCCGAGTACGTCCACGCCATCGGCGAGCGGGCGACCGTCCTCGCCGTCGACCTGCCGAGCGGGATCGACGCCGACACCGGCGAGGTCGCGGGGGAGGCCGTCCGCGCCGACATCACCGTCACCTTCGGGACCCACAAGCCCGGGCTGCTGATCGACCCCGGCCGGGAGCACGCCGGCGTGGTCCGGCTGGTGGAGATCGGGCTCGACCTCCCCTCGCCGCCGGACGCCCAGGCCCTCCAGCACGCCGAGACCGCCGCGCTGCTGCCGCGGCCGGACGCGGAGAGCGACAAGTACCGGCGCGGGGTGGTCGGCATCGCCGCCGGCTCCGCCCGCTACCCGGGCGCGGCCGTCCTCGCCGTCTCGGCCGCGCTGCGCGGTGGCGCCGGCGCGGTGCGGTACGCCGGGCCGGCGGCCGCGGACGTGGTGCGGGCCCATCCGGAGACGCTGGTCACGGACGGCGGGCCGGGCTCCGCCGGGCGGGTCCAGGCCTGGGTGGTCGGGCCCGGGATCGGTACCGAGTCCCGCGCGGAGCAGGTGCTGGACGAGGCGCTGGCCGAGCCGGTACCGCTGCTGGTCGACGCGGACGGTCTGGGGCTGCTGGCCCGGCGCGGGCCCAAGGCGCTGGCCGACCGGGCCGGCGACCCCGGCCGGCCGGTGCTCCTCACCCCGCACGCGGGGGAGGCCGCCGCGCTCCTGGCAGGCGCCGGGCGACCGGCCGAGCGGGCCCGGGTGGAGGCCGAGCGGCTGGCGCACGCCCGGCAGCTGGCCGAGGCGTACGGCTGCGCGGTGCTGCTGAAGGGGTCGACCACGGTCGTCGCCCCCGCCCCGGGGGGCCCGGCGGCACCCGTACGGGTCAATCCGACCGGGACGCCGTGGCTGGCCACCGCCGGCAGCGGCGACGTGCTGTCCGGCCTCGCCGGGGCGCTGCTGGCCGCCGGGCTCCCGGCGCTGGACGCCGCCTCGGCCGCCGCGTATCTCCACGGACTGGCGGCTCGCCGGGCCGCCGCCGGCGGCTCGCCGATCACCTCGCTCGACGTGGCCGCCGAACTGCCCGGCGCCTGGCGGGACGTGCTGAGCGGCTGA
- the coaA gene encoding type I pantothenate kinase, producing METLDSRASAQRRGDASPFVDLTRAEWSALHERTPLPLTAEEVERVRGLGDVIDLKEVEDIYLPLSRLLNLYVQGTGRLRASLNAFLDGNGHTGTQPGTPFVIGVAGSVAVGKSTTARLLKALLARWPEHPRVELVTTDGFLLPNAELERRGLMARKGFPESYDRRALTRFVADVKSGKPEVTAPVYSHLVYDIVPDEKLTVCQPDILIVEGLNVLQPALPGKDGRTRVGLADFFDFSIYVDARPEDIERWYLNRFRKLRETAFTDPNSYFRWLTKVPEAEALEYRRQVWQHTNLPNLTENVAPTRGRSTLILRKGADHKVQRVSLRKL from the coding sequence CTGGAAACCCTCGATTCCCGAGCGTCGGCGCAGCGCCGCGGCGACGCCAGTCCCTTCGTGGACCTCACCCGCGCCGAGTGGAGCGCCCTCCACGAGCGGACGCCGCTGCCGCTCACCGCGGAGGAGGTGGAACGGGTACGGGGCCTCGGCGATGTGATCGACCTCAAGGAGGTCGAGGACATCTACCTTCCGCTCTCCCGTCTCCTCAACCTCTATGTCCAGGGCACCGGCCGGCTCCGCGCCTCCCTCAACGCCTTCCTGGACGGCAACGGCCACACCGGAACCCAGCCCGGGACGCCCTTCGTGATAGGGGTCGCCGGAAGCGTCGCCGTCGGCAAGTCCACCACCGCCCGGCTGCTGAAGGCGCTGCTCGCGCGCTGGCCCGAGCATCCGCGGGTGGAGCTGGTCACCACCGACGGCTTCCTCCTCCCCAACGCGGAGCTGGAGCGGCGCGGGCTGATGGCCCGCAAGGGCTTCCCGGAGTCGTACGACCGTCGGGCGCTGACCCGCTTCGTCGCCGACGTGAAGTCGGGCAAGCCGGAGGTGACCGCGCCGGTCTACTCCCACCTGGTCTACGACATCGTCCCGGACGAGAAGTTGACGGTATGTCAGCCGGACATCCTGATCGTCGAGGGGCTGAACGTCCTGCAGCCGGCGCTCCCCGGCAAGGACGGCCGCACCCGGGTCGGCCTCGCCGACTTCTTCGACTTCTCGATCTACGTGGACGCCAGGCCGGAGGACATCGAGCGCTGGTACCTCAACCGCTTCCGCAAGCTGCGGGAGACCGCGTTCACCGACCCCAACTCGTACTTCCGCTGGCTGACGAAGGTGCCGGAGGCCGAGGCGCTGGAGTACCGCCGGCAGGTGTGGCAGCACACCAACCTGCCCAACCTCACCGAGAACGTGGCCCCCACCCGCGGCCGCTCCACGCTGATCCTCCGCAAGGGGGCCGACCACAAGGTCCAGCGGGTCTCACTGCGCAAGCTGTAG
- the glmS gene encoding glutamine--fructose-6-phosphate transaminase (isomerizing): protein MCGIVGYVGGQPALDVVLSGLKRLEYRGYDSAGVAVQTPDGPLATEKRAGKLANLEKALAENPLPGGTVGIGHTRWATHGGPTDANAHPHTDNATEVAVVHNGIIENFAALRAELAERGHVLKSETDTEVVAHLLADEVRELGGDTVDLAEAMRRVCRRLDGAFTLVATHAGAPGVVVGARRNSPLVVGRGAGEYFLASDVAAFIAHTREAIELGQDQVVELSRDGVTVTDFLGRPADVREYHVDWDASAAEKGGYDYFMLKEIAEQPRAVADTLLGRIDGEGRLTLDEVRIDDQVLREVDKVVIVACGTAYHAGLIAKYAIEHWTRIPCEVEVASEFRYRDPIMDQQTLVIAISQSGETMDTLMALRHAREQGAKVLAICNTNGSTIPRESDAVLYTHAGPEVAVASTKAFLTQLVACYLVALYLGQVRGTKWGDEIFEVIRQLADAPKQVEQVLETMEPVRELARSLADASAVLFLGRHVGFPVALEGALKLKELAYMHAEGFAAGELKHGPIALIEQDLPVVVVVPSPRGRSVLHDKIVSNIQEIRARGAKTIVVAEEGDEAVVPYADHLVRIPVTPTLLQPLVATVPLQVFACELATAKGHEVDQPRNLAKSVTVE from the coding sequence ATGTGCGGAATCGTTGGCTACGTGGGCGGGCAGCCCGCGCTGGATGTTGTTCTCTCCGGCCTGAAGCGGCTGGAGTACCGCGGCTATGACTCGGCCGGGGTCGCGGTGCAGACCCCGGACGGGCCGCTGGCCACCGAGAAGCGGGCCGGGAAGCTCGCCAACCTGGAGAAGGCGCTCGCCGAGAACCCCCTGCCGGGCGGGACGGTCGGCATCGGCCACACCCGCTGGGCCACCCACGGCGGCCCCACGGACGCCAACGCCCACCCCCACACGGACAACGCGACCGAGGTCGCGGTCGTCCACAACGGCATCATCGAGAACTTCGCCGCGCTGCGGGCCGAGCTGGCCGAGCGCGGCCACGTCCTGAAGTCGGAGACCGACACCGAGGTGGTCGCCCACCTCCTCGCCGACGAGGTGCGCGAGCTGGGCGGCGACACCGTCGACCTGGCCGAGGCCATGCGCCGGGTCTGCCGCCGCCTGGACGGCGCCTTCACGCTGGTCGCCACCCACGCCGGCGCGCCCGGCGTGGTGGTCGGCGCCCGCCGCAACTCGCCGCTGGTGGTCGGTCGCGGTGCGGGCGAGTACTTCCTCGCCTCGGACGTCGCCGCGTTCATCGCCCACACCCGCGAGGCCATCGAGCTGGGCCAGGACCAGGTCGTCGAGCTGAGCCGGGACGGCGTCACGGTGACCGACTTCCTGGGCCGCCCGGCCGACGTCCGCGAGTACCACGTGGACTGGGACGCCTCCGCCGCCGAGAAGGGCGGCTACGACTACTTCATGCTCAAGGAGATCGCCGAGCAGCCGCGCGCCGTCGCGGACACCCTCCTCGGGCGGATCGACGGCGAGGGCCGGCTCACCCTGGACGAGGTGCGGATCGACGACCAGGTGCTGCGCGAGGTCGACAAGGTCGTCATCGTGGCCTGCGGCACCGCGTACCACGCGGGCCTGATCGCCAAGTACGCGATCGAGCACTGGACCCGGATCCCCTGCGAGGTCGAGGTCGCCTCGGAGTTCCGCTACCGCGACCCGATCATGGACCAGCAGACGCTGGTGATCGCCATCTCGCAGTCCGGCGAGACCATGGACACCCTGATGGCGCTGCGGCACGCCCGCGAGCAGGGCGCCAAGGTGCTGGCCATCTGCAACACCAACGGCTCGACCATCCCGCGCGAGTCGGACGCGGTGCTCTACACCCACGCCGGCCCCGAGGTCGCGGTCGCCTCGACCAAGGCCTTCCTCACCCAACTGGTGGCCTGCTACCTGGTCGCCCTCTACCTGGGCCAGGTGCGCGGCACCAAGTGGGGCGACGAGATCTTCGAGGTGATCCGGCAGCTCGCGGACGCGCCGAAGCAGGTCGAGCAGGTGCTGGAGACCATGGAGCCGGTGCGCGAGCTGGCCCGCTCGCTGGCGGACGCCTCGGCGGTGCTCTTCCTCGGCCGGCACGTCGGCTTCCCGGTGGCCCTGGAGGGCGCGCTCAAGCTCAAGGAGCTGGCGTACATGCACGCCGAGGGCTTCGCGGCGGGCGAGCTGAAGCACGGCCCGATCGCGCTGATCGAGCAGGACCTGCCGGTGGTCGTGGTGGTCCCGTCCCCGCGCGGCCGGTCCGTCCTCCACGACAAGATCGTCTCCAACATCCAGGAGATCAGGGCCCGCGGCGCCAAGACCATCGTGGTCGCCGAGGAGGGCGACGAGGCGGTCGTGCCGTACGCCGACCACCTGGTGCGGATCCCGGTGACGCCGACCCTGCTGCAGCCGCTGGTGGCGACCGTCCCGCTGCAGGTCTTCGCCTGCGAGCTGGCCACCGCCAAGGGCCACGAGGTCGACCAGCCGCGCAACCTGGCGAAGTCGGTCACGGTGGAGTGA
- a CDS encoding outer membrane protein assembly factor BamB family protein — translation MRDTPADRPAEQMPASIGGYRVIARLGAGGMGEVFLARSPAGVLTAVKVIRPELVRSAGFRKRFAREVAAARRVSGPYTAVLIDAGPEDERPWLASLYVPAPTLEETVAAHGPLPLPTLRALAAGLTGALTDVHRAGLVHRDVKPSNVLLAQDGPRLIDFGIARAAEDTALTTAGTVLGSPGFMSPEQVAGDPLGPPADMFCLASVLVYAATGLGPFGEGPQLSMLYRVVESRPRLEAVPGELRGLLARTLAKDPAARPTPAAFASELGPTLLGQPGWLPPAVLADIQQRAGGDGTLGGEPEPLPYSAALPYSEALPYSEPLPSYASEPPYEGDVETARLSPRAEGGRPGPPDRVALPEAATGYPEGSPETRPGTPSGDPASEPPPAAQAAAAASGPAHRATPFFRRRAFLAVCGGVAAATAGTWIGLESGSHRAAAGTAGGGGTASTGTGDHPGVPQAAFTHRTGGPVHSSPNISPDNLLYIGSDDGHLYALDSRTGAPRWAFAARDIVWSTPAYAENTVYFDSYDHSVYAVDAASGRLRWSYATGGKCCSSPLRYGDLLVFGSHDNNVYALAAADGKVRWKAPTGAEVLSSPFHDPASQTVWIGSFDGALYALDAASGKQRWAYGTQGSIWSSPTMAGGTVYVGSQDHAMYAVDATTGKLRWKRFTGGQIISSPLVSAAGLVHFGSEDGRVYALRASDGSPAWTFRTAAPIDSSPSMAGGLLYIGGGDGYLYALQPADGKVTRRFSVGAAVWGTPMVTSGSVYTGSQDHNVYALPTPV, via the coding sequence ATGCGCGACACGCCCGCGGACAGACCTGCGGAGCAGATGCCCGCGTCCATCGGCGGGTATCGGGTGATCGCCCGGCTCGGCGCGGGCGGAATGGGGGAGGTCTTCCTGGCCCGCTCCCCCGCGGGCGTACTCACCGCGGTGAAGGTGATCCGCCCCGAGCTGGTCCGCTCCGCCGGCTTCCGCAAGCGCTTCGCCCGCGAGGTCGCGGCGGCACGCCGGGTGTCCGGCCCGTACACGGCGGTGCTGATCGACGCCGGGCCGGAGGACGAGCGCCCCTGGCTGGCCAGCCTCTACGTGCCGGCGCCCACCCTGGAGGAGACCGTCGCGGCGCACGGCCCCCTGCCACTGCCGACGCTGCGCGCCCTGGCAGCCGGGCTGACCGGCGCCCTCACCGACGTCCACCGGGCCGGGCTGGTGCACCGGGACGTCAAGCCGTCCAATGTGCTGCTCGCCCAGGACGGGCCGCGTCTGATCGACTTCGGCATCGCGCGGGCCGCCGAGGACACCGCGCTGACCACGGCGGGGACGGTGCTCGGCTCGCCCGGGTTCATGTCCCCCGAGCAGGTGGCCGGCGATCCCCTCGGACCGCCCGCCGACATGTTCTGCCTGGCCTCGGTGCTGGTCTACGCGGCGACCGGGCTCGGCCCCTTCGGCGAGGGGCCCCAACTCTCCATGCTGTACCGGGTGGTGGAGAGCCGCCCCCGGCTGGAGGCGGTCCCCGGGGAGCTCCGCGGGCTGCTGGCCCGCACCCTGGCGAAGGACCCGGCGGCCCGGCCGACCCCGGCCGCCTTCGCCTCCGAGCTCGGCCCCACCCTGCTGGGCCAGCCCGGCTGGCTGCCGCCGGCGGTGCTGGCGGACATCCAGCAGCGGGCCGGCGGCGACGGCACCCTGGGCGGCGAGCCGGAGCCGCTGCCGTACAGCGCGGCCCTGCCGTACAGCGAGGCGCTGCCGTACAGCGAGCCCCTGCCCTCCTACGCCTCGGAGCCGCCGTACGAAGGGGACGTGGAAACCGCCAGGCTCTCCCCGCGGGCGGAGGGCGGCCGGCCGGGGCCGCCGGACCGGGTCGCGCTGCCCGAGGCCGCCACCGGCTACCCCGAGGGTTCGCCGGAGACCCGGCCCGGCACGCCTTCCGGCGACCCGGCCAGCGAGCCGCCGCCCGCCGCCCAGGCCGCCGCGGCCGCCTCCGGGCCGGCCCATCGCGCGACGCCGTTCTTCCGCCGCCGCGCCTTCCTCGCCGTCTGCGGCGGGGTCGCCGCCGCGACCGCCGGCACCTGGATCGGCCTGGAGTCCGGGAGCCACCGCGCCGCCGCGGGCACCGCGGGCGGCGGCGGCACCGCGTCCACCGGCACCGGCGACCACCCCGGCGTGCCGCAGGCCGCCTTCACCCACCGCACCGGCGGCCCGGTGCACTCCTCGCCGAACATCTCCCCCGACAACCTCCTCTACATCGGCAGCGACGACGGCCACCTCTACGCCCTCGACTCCCGTACCGGCGCCCCCCGCTGGGCCTTCGCCGCCCGCGACATCGTCTGGTCCACCCCCGCCTACGCCGAGAACACCGTCTACTTCGACAGCTACGACCACAGCGTCTACGCCGTCGACGCCGCCTCGGGAAGGCTGCGCTGGTCCTACGCCACCGGCGGGAAGTGCTGCTCCTCCCCGCTCCGCTACGGCGACCTGCTGGTCTTCGGCAGCCACGACAACAACGTCTACGCGCTGGCGGCGGCCGACGGAAAGGTCCGCTGGAAGGCCCCGACCGGTGCCGAGGTGCTCAGTTCCCCGTTCCACGACCCGGCCTCGCAGACCGTGTGGATCGGCAGCTTCGACGGCGCCCTGTACGCCCTGGACGCCGCCTCCGGAAAGCAGCGCTGGGCCTACGGGACCCAGGGCAGCATCTGGTCCTCCCCCACCATGGCGGGCGGCACGGTCTACGTCGGCAGCCAGGACCACGCGATGTACGCGGTGGACGCGACCACCGGGAAGCTCCGCTGGAAGCGCTTCACCGGCGGCCAGATCATCTCCTCCCCGCTGGTCTCCGCGGCCGGGCTGGTCCACTTCGGCAGCGAGGACGGCCGGGTCTACGCCCTCCGCGCCTCGGACGGCAGCCCCGCCTGGACCTTCCGCACGGCCGCCCCGATCGACTCCTCCCCGTCCATGGCCGGCGGGCTGCTGTACATCGGCGGCGGAGACGGCTACCTCTACGCCCTCCAGCCGGCCGACGGAAAGGTGACCCGCCGCTTCTCGGTCGGCGCCGCCGTCTGGGGCACCCCGATGGTGACGTCCGGCAGCGTCTACACCGGCAGCCAGGACCACAACGTCTACGCCCTGCCGACCCCGGTCTGA